The window ATGagtgaaaaacatatttgaatCGTATTTTGTTGTGTAAGTACTTGATGTATCATTATTGTCTTTGTATTCTTGTGAATATGTAATATGTTATGCATTCTTGTGAATATGTAATATGTTATGCATGACATGAAGCAAATTATGGTTGAGATGTGAGTTACCTACTTATGATCTAATGATTAATTGAAAAGAATTAATATGCTTGTCCTAAACTATGTTTGTATGTGGAGGAAACTACCACTAAAGACAATTGGCATTCTCTAGTCctttttattacatattttgTGAACTTATTAGCTTTGTATCTCATCCCCTTGTTTGTCCCTTGGTTGTGGCCCTACTTGACTTCAACCAATGGATGTACAAGTAATAGGGTAAGAGGATTCCTCTGGAAACTAGAAAATAGAGAACTTGTGAAGATACGAAAACTAAAATGAATTGTCTCAAGTTATCTCATTTTTCCAAACAAATGCAAATtatctaattttcttttgaCAAGTTGTGtattttataaatcaaaatGCAGTATTataatcaaaaagaaaaatgttgtaTTTTAATCAACTAAagttaaagtttttattttgtaagtctaaacacaaattaaataaGCTCTAATCCCAACAATCTAGGTCTTTATACTTATCTTACGACTCATTAGAGTTGCctaactctttttctttcttggaagccTAGTTTTCTCTTCGAagtctcttttctttctcttcactcTTTTAAAACCTCtttataaaatcttttaataaaCCTTTCGAAACCTCATCTCACCTTGGTGACCCAGGGGACCTTAGCCCTTTGCACACCATAGTATGCCAAGCATGCAACTCTTGAATATGACTAGTACTAGGGAAGGATCTACTCTATGTCACTAAAGGGATATCTTCTTTAAAAACCTTtcttaaaactatatttttcttcaaaaactttTTCTAAAACTTAGGAACACCCCTTCCcccatttattaattatttaattttggggAAACTTCTCATCTATTTGCTAAAAAGGCATAAGTATAGTATTGTATGGTTATTAAAATGAGTTATAATAACACACAATCCCATGTAGATGTTCACACAAGGCTACCAAACTTCATTTGGTGATACAAGCACAACAACACAAAACTACTATTTCCCAATGATATAGTTATTCACAATCCAAAAACTAAATGACTTCACACTAATCTCACTCATAGATTCAAACTACATTTCATATTATGTGTCTCTAACATTTATAGGATGTAAACTTCATGtctagaaatataataattcaataaagTTGAAATTATAGCATCAACTATAgatacacattttttccaaGAACACTAATTGGTCCAATCCCTTTGACACATGGTGAAGACAAAACCATGTTCAAAACATCTACAACATTTTACTCTATAATTAGAATACatgatttaaagaaattttttttaactctttgcactcattttatttgaaattcttttctatATATACTACTTTGacaactagtaaaaaaaacttctttgaccacattaaattatcataattttttctttatttttatactaatattttaattgtctATTACTTTCAATCTAccatctttcatttttatttttaaattaaaatttattgggttttaaattattttttgcaaaagtaaaaaaaaaatcttataccacaatttaaaattttcgtATGGGAGAGAGAAATTAGAGCTTAAAGACATGAACAATTGTTAAAACATCAAGTCCAAGAGCAGGATAACGTGTTGTTATACTGGGCTTCCCGATGAACAGAGACGGGTTCATGGCCTAAAACACAAAGCAGGAAACCGGGTCGGGTTTAGGACCCCGTGTTGCAAAAACCCTAGCCCCACCGGGTGTCGTATATAATGGTTGAGGAGAAGCTTTGTTAAGTTGGGAACCCTAATTCTGCGAGGTGAGTGAAAATGGCGGTACCCTTGCTCTCCAAGAAGATCGTGAAGAAGCGCGTCAAGAAGTTTATACGCCCCCAGAGTGATCGCAAGATCTCCGTCAAGGTTAGTTAGTAGAAACCATAAACAGTTTCATATCCTTTTTTGCCTTGTGTTTTGATTTGAACTGAACGAGTGGAATTTTATTCAAGTTGTTAGTTTTGTTTAGATCGAAATGATGATTGTTATAGTGGCCCCAGTCTTAATTTGCACCACACGGTGTAATATGGTGATTGACATTCTTATCTGATCCCCTGTTTTCAATATCTTTATTGcgttgaattaaattttaatttttttatcatttaatttcagGTTTAGGTTCTAAGTCCAGATTTATCTTCAAAGTTTGTGAATATCTTCGTTTTAATGGGGGGATTTGAGTGTTTTTTGACATTCTTGTTTCTGTTGATAAAGTGTTGATATTTTTGTGTTGTTAACCGAAGCACCTTGTCTGTGCCACTGTCTTGTCTTTAAATGCAATGAGATATGAAGATTTTAATCCATCAATTTTGCAATAGAATGAATGATGATCACTAAACATGCACTACCATCTGATCTCttgcatatttttaattttttgttgttgtttatgaATTATAATCTTTAATACTGTTTTTCATGGTATCCAGTGTATGGgtgcttttataattttaaagggcACGATTATTCAATCTGGATTGCTTCTTTTGACCTCCTAAATGACTTGTGTTATCATGTGAGAGCATAATACTGTTGTGCAATCTGTGATGAATTTTCCCAAATATTCTGATTAATCTGTGATTATTATACTAAAATCACCATCTTTCGGCTGAGATAGCAAAACAGTATTATACTCTACGGGTTTATTTAGGCTTTCTATGTGCAACATCTGTCTTCAAATGTTATTCCTATTTCATGTACAAATTTCATTCATGGAATGCGTTCTTACAATATAATCTTTCTCTCTGGATTTTCCTGTGAATTTTCAGTCCATGCTGAttaagtttatatttaaatttcccATTGGAGTGCCTTTTATTATGATAAAGAAATGTAGACATTCTACTTTTCCTTTCATTATCTCATTGGCACTTTAGTTACTTATGCTTGTCTGTGGAGTTGTTGCCAATTCATCTAATTGGATGTGTAGGTTACTTGTTGAATGCAAGTGTTAAGTGATTTGAAATTGGTTGTTTTGGTTCTAAAGTAATCatgttttgtgtttttcttaCAGCCAAGCTGGCGCAGACCCAAGGGTATTGATTCTCGTGTCAGGAGAAAGTTCAAAGGATGCACTTTGATGCCCAACATTGGTTATGGCTCAGACAAGAAAACCCGCCATTATCTACCAAATGGTTTCAAGAAATTTGTCGTGCACAATGTGAAAGACCTGGAACTTCTCATGATGCATAACAGGTGAAGATTTTGGATTAAttcattcctatttttttaaaatttaatttactgCTAATGGTTGCTGAATGTGTTTATCATTTTTGGTTATGCTAATCCAGGACATATTGTGCTGAGATTGCTCACAATGTATCCACAAGGAAGAGGAAGGACATAGTTGAGAGAGCTGCTCAGCTTGATGTTGTCTTGACGAACAAGACGGCCAGACTACGTAGCCAGGAGGATGAGTAGATCCAATACATGGGAGAGTTATTTATGTTTTGTAGTGAGCTTCTGTTGACACCCTTGATGgtagattttgattttttgttatttccaaAACTTTGTTGCATGCCATACAATTTTATATGTTGCTTATTGTCTATTTGCTGTTGCTAAAGTTTTCTACCCCAATTTTGAGTTTAACTTCTGTTCTAGTTGAAGGCAATGTGATAATTGTTAATTATGATTGTCGTGTTTTTAGCTGATGGCAactaaattgaaatttcggaTCGGCTCAGTTTTAAAATGCAAATGTTTGGTAAGCatgaagaattttaaaaaatgttcatatcttattaatttttaggCTAAAGCTAGTTTTGAGAAAACATTGTAAACTTGGTTTTTCTGTTGTATCTTAACGAAGACTAAAACTATTACATTGGTGCAATAGGAAAACAAACTttgcaatgttttttttacgtGTTTTGTATTAGTTGAGAATAAATACAATTTATGTAGTCAATGGATGTGAGGGGATGAGAATATGACCCAGCAGGCCAAACTAACAATATCATCAAACTTTTAGTACAGTACAAAACGGGTATGCTAGATTGAAATTATGATGTTTGGGTGAGAGAGAACTACGACATATTTCATATATCTCTGCGTAAGATTTGCTTtgctacaagaaaaatgagagGTTATTAGCATACAACAGCTGCCTCCAAGTGAATATGCGACACGACACGGCGTTAGTTTGTGcctgagttttttttaataataagttttaaattttcataaaaaaatacatttgtcTATTATAACATTTTATCCACACAGTATCAAGTACTTGGGAGAATTATACTTGCTAGTAAGTATTTTTCACTTCAGTGGATTGTCTATTACAGCCCATTGTAATTGTAAAACATCTCATGTCAATGATGCCATAAATGCAAAGAAAAATCTTGCTACGGCTTTTGATCTAATTTTTGGTGAACATTCAAAAATCCTATAACAACTATATTCCTATGAAAAAGTTCGCGCATGATACTCGTGGCCTTCCAAACGTACCATAGTTTGTTTCCAAATGTTAATGAATATGTCTAAATACTAAAtactaaattttaatgaattcgTGGCTTTGAAAGTTATGGATTGTGTACAATCTCATCAACAGAAATCAAGTTGCGGATAGTTTGATCATAATGTTTAATGCATCACAGCAATTGCAAATGGACATGGTTTCTCTCATTAGTTTTGTTGTGCTTTTTAATGTTACTAACTTAGCAAAAGTGGTCCACATtgataattcaatttttattaacagtaagaaagaaaacataaacCGGTACATTTGGGGGTGCTCTCGATAACCAAGGAATGACGAGTGCTTTTTCTCGTGTGGATCCTATTTCATGAGATTTATTTCCATATAATTTTCATCATGTTTaactcttttttaatttgtacaaGTTAGATTTCATAGTTTTTATGTAAACGAATTTATTGGAATAATTTTCAGgtttcatattaataaaaaaaaggttcaaaatCCCATTTTATGAGTATCATTTTGACTcatttaagaaatataaaagattaaatttaagcTTCTAGAACATAAATAACcaaactaaaacataaataacCAAACATGTAATTTAGtctaaataataatatgtatttttgttattttaattgtttgtaAGGGTAGTTTAGACTTACCTTT of the Glycine max cultivar Williams 82 chromosome 13, Glycine_max_v4.0, whole genome shotgun sequence genome contains:
- the LOC100306401 gene encoding 60S ribosomal protein L32-1-like produces the protein MAVPLLSKKIVKKRVKKFIRPQSDRKISVKPSWRRPKGIDSRVRRKFKGCTLMPNIGYGSDKKTRHYLPNGFKKFVVHNVKDLELLMMHNRTYCAEIAHNVSTRKRKDIVERAAQLDVVLTNKTARLRSQEDE